A region from the Thermogemmatispora onikobensis genome encodes:
- the lepB gene encoding signal peptidase I encodes MSAKPEKEERGRRLLRDLLETVALTLLLLLVVRLTVQHYYIDGPSMEPTLHNQEYILVDRLAYLFHPPQRGDIIVFHYPRDPSVDYVKRIIAIPGDTITVIGQTVIVDGVTLREPYTNPDDPASLAVYPPIRNLVIGPDQYFVMGDNRGDSSDSRQWGTVPKQDIVGKATLVYWPLGANNFGLLPDESSVFAGIK; translated from the coding sequence TTGAGCGCGAAACCAGAGAAAGAGGAGCGGGGCCGTCGGCTCCTGCGCGACCTCCTGGAAACGGTGGCATTGACGCTACTGTTACTCCTCGTGGTACGCCTGACGGTCCAGCACTACTATATCGATGGACCAAGCATGGAGCCGACACTGCACAACCAGGAATATATCCTTGTCGATCGACTCGCCTACCTTTTTCATCCGCCTCAGCGCGGTGACATCATTGTCTTTCACTACCCACGCGACCCGAGCGTAGACTATGTGAAGCGGATTATTGCCATTCCCGGCGACACGATCACTGTCATCGGCCAGACCGTCATTGTCGATGGGGTCACCTTGCGCGAACCGTACACGAATCCCGACGATCCAGCCAGTCTGGCAGTCTATCCGCCGATTCGCAACCTGGTAATCGGCCCCGACCAGTACTTCGTGATGGGCGATAATCGCGGCGACAGCTCCGACTCGCGTCAATGGGGGACCGTGCCCAAACAGGACATCGTCGGCAAGGCTACCCTGGTCTACTGGCCGCTGGGAGCCAATAACTTCGGCCTGCTACCCGACGAGAGCAGCGTCTTTGCCGGCATTAAATGA
- a CDS encoding PHP domain-containing protein, which produces MTDYAAIDLHTHSTASDGLYTPRDLVQQAREVGVHVLALTDHDSTEGVAEAAEAAAQLGIDFIPGIEINTETPAGEVHILGYFLHYQQEAFQQALRTLRNARQRRGQRMVELLNEQGIAISWERVRELAKGAVGRPHVAQALVEAGYVQSIEEAFARYLSKGCPAYVPRYKLSPQDAVRLIVSARGLPVIAHPLELPGPEILRQWLPELCALGLVGLEVYYGPYTAEQEELLLSLARQFDLIPTGGSDYHGPGIHPTPLGGHPVPAESVARLKDAAAARSQQTPPPFRLPESAAD; this is translated from the coding sequence ATGACCGATTACGCCGCCATTGATCTGCACACGCACTCAACCGCCTCGGACGGCCTCTATACGCCGCGGGACCTGGTCCAGCAGGCTCGCGAGGTGGGGGTGCACGTGCTGGCCCTCACCGATCACGACAGCACAGAAGGAGTGGCGGAGGCCGCGGAGGCTGCCGCCCAGCTAGGCATCGATTTCATCCCAGGCATTGAGATCAACACCGAAACCCCCGCGGGCGAGGTCCATATCCTTGGCTATTTTCTACACTACCAGCAGGAGGCCTTTCAGCAGGCTCTGCGCACTCTGCGCAACGCCCGCCAGCGCCGTGGCCAACGGATGGTCGAGCTGCTCAACGAGCAGGGTATCGCCATCAGCTGGGAGCGCGTGCGCGAGCTGGCCAAGGGAGCAGTTGGACGGCCTCATGTGGCCCAGGCCCTGGTCGAGGCCGGCTATGTTCAGAGCATTGAGGAAGCCTTTGCGCGCTACCTCAGCAAAGGTTGCCCGGCCTATGTACCGCGCTACAAGCTGTCGCCCCAGGACGCGGTGCGCCTCATTGTCAGCGCCAGGGGTCTGCCAGTAATCGCTCACCCCTTGGAATTACCAGGCCCTGAGATCCTGCGGCAGTGGCTCCCTGAGCTATGCGCGCTAGGGCTGGTGGGCCTGGAGGTCTACTATGGCCCTTATACCGCCGAGCAGGAGGAGCTGCTGCTCTCCCTGGCGCGCCAGTTCGATCTCATCCCCACAGGGGGCAGCGACTACCACGGCCCTGGCATCCATCCGACGCCCTTGGGGGGCCACCCCGTGCCTGCCGAGAGCGTGGCGCGTTTAAAAGACGCAGCAGCGGCTCGCAGCCAGCAGACGCCGCCCCCATTCAGGTTGCCGGAATCAGCTGCTGACTAA
- the rny gene encoding ribonuclease Y, which produces MTPTIIAILAAGIILAALLGAGIALVIGYRLGEARNKSKFEERLRLEKEASERLLLEMQQQQREALREAREETARFRATIERENAERRTELQRQERRLQQKEESLERKIEALEQRERRLQARERAVEELRQEVDELKRQQEVELERISHLSEEEARELLLSRMEALVRTEASRRARIIEEEAREQAEARAREIITLAIQRCASDQVSEAVVSVVPLPNEEMKGRIIGREGRNIRALEAATGVDLIIDDTPEAVILSGFDPVRREVARLALNRLILDGRIHPTRIEDVVAKAQQEVDTIIREAGERAAMEANVHGLQPELLKILGRLHFRTSYGQNVLAHSVEVAILAGTIAHELGADVNVCKTAALLHDIGKAIDQEVEGPHAVVGGEIARRFGKSPKIIHAMVAHHASEMEPQSLEAAIVQAADAISAARPGARRETIDLYLKRLEALESIANSFPGVEKSFAIQAGREVRIIVKPEEIDEYGANRLASEIAHKIEESLDYPGQIKVCVVRETRAVDYAR; this is translated from the coding sequence GTGACGCCGACCATCATCGCCATCCTCGCAGCGGGCATTATCCTGGCGGCGCTCCTTGGAGCCGGGATCGCACTCGTCATCGGATACCGTTTAGGGGAGGCACGAAATAAAAGCAAGTTTGAGGAGCGTCTCCGGCTGGAGAAAGAGGCCAGCGAGCGTCTTCTCCTCGAAATGCAGCAGCAACAGCGAGAGGCCCTGCGTGAGGCGCGAGAAGAGACAGCCCGTTTCCGCGCTACCATTGAGAGAGAAAACGCCGAGCGGCGGACCGAGCTGCAGCGTCAGGAGCGGCGACTGCAGCAGAAGGAAGAGAGCCTGGAGCGGAAGATCGAGGCGCTGGAGCAACGCGAGCGGCGGCTGCAGGCGCGCGAGCGAGCCGTCGAGGAGCTGCGTCAGGAGGTCGACGAGCTGAAGCGCCAGCAGGAGGTCGAGCTCGAGCGCATCTCCCACCTGAGCGAAGAGGAGGCCCGCGAGCTGCTCTTGAGTCGCATGGAGGCCCTGGTTCGGACCGAAGCCTCGCGGCGGGCGCGCATCATTGAAGAGGAAGCGCGCGAGCAGGCCGAGGCGCGGGCGCGCGAGATCATCACCCTGGCCATCCAGCGCTGCGCCTCCGACCAGGTCTCAGAAGCCGTTGTCTCGGTTGTCCCCCTGCCCAATGAAGAGATGAAGGGGCGCATCATTGGGCGGGAGGGTCGCAATATTCGCGCCCTGGAGGCCGCGACCGGCGTTGATCTCATTATTGACGACACACCGGAAGCGGTCATTCTTTCGGGCTTTGATCCTGTGCGTCGCGAAGTGGCGCGCCTGGCCCTTAACCGTCTGATCCTCGACGGGCGCATCCATCCCACGCGCATCGAAGATGTCGTAGCCAAGGCCCAGCAGGAGGTCGATACTATCATCCGTGAGGCTGGCGAGCGGGCGGCGATGGAGGCCAATGTTCACGGCCTGCAGCCCGAGCTGCTCAAGATCCTGGGCCGGCTCCACTTCCGCACCAGCTACGGTCAGAACGTCCTGGCGCACTCGGTCGAAGTGGCCATCCTCGCGGGCACCATCGCCCACGAGCTGGGGGCCGACGTCAACGTCTGCAAGACCGCTGCGTTGCTACACGACATTGGTAAGGCCATCGATCAAGAGGTCGAGGGGCCGCACGCTGTTGTTGGCGGTGAGATTGCCCGTCGTTTCGGCAAGTCGCCCAAGATTATTCATGCGATGGTGGCCCACCATGCCAGCGAGATGGAGCCTCAGAGCCTGGAGGCTGCTATTGTCCAGGCTGCCGATGCCATCTCGGCGGCCCGGCCCGGGGCGCGGCGTGAGACCATCGATCTCTATCTCAAGCGCCTCGAGGCCCTGGAGAGCATTGCTAACTCTTTCCCCGGCGTCGAGAAGTCCTTTGCCATTCAGGCTGGGCGCGAGGTGCGCATTATCGTCAAGCCCGAAGAGATCGACGAATACGGTGCCAATCGTCTGGCCAGCGAGATCGCTCACAAGATCGAAGAGAGCCTTGACTATCCCGGCCAGATTAAGGTCTGTGTGGTGCGCGAGACGCGCGCCGTTGACTATGCCAGGTAA
- a CDS encoding NUDIX domain-containing protein: MTQQPAESTAPLRPTPVVTSFLLRFDQPGGPRLLIVQRSQRVGSYQGRWAGISGFIEPGVSPEEQAYTEIREETGLGPQQVRLLKRGATIEHRDQELGRHWIIHPFLFEVLTPEAIRTDWEAVTMRWIPPEELEHYETVPLLKEAYASAQQGEGQP, encoded by the coding sequence ATGACACAGCAACCAGCGGAGTCCACTGCTCCCCTGCGTCCCACGCCCGTTGTCACCAGCTTCCTCCTGCGTTTCGACCAGCCTGGGGGGCCCCGGCTGCTGATCGTCCAGCGCAGCCAGCGGGTTGGCAGCTATCAAGGACGTTGGGCCGGCATCAGTGGCTTTATCGAGCCGGGGGTCAGTCCCGAGGAGCAGGCTTACACGGAGATCCGTGAAGAGACCGGCCTGGGGCCGCAGCAGGTGCGTCTGCTGAAGCGTGGAGCGACTATTGAGCATCGCGATCAGGAGCTGGGCCGTCACTGGATTATTCATCCGTTCCTCTTCGAGGTCTTGACCCCCGAGGCCATTCGGACTGATTGGGAAGCGGTGACCATGCGCTGGATTCCCCCGGAGGAGCTGGAGCACTATGAGACGGTGCCCCTGCTCAAAGAGGCCTACGCATCGGCGCAGCAAGGTGAGGGCCAGCCCTGA
- a CDS encoding bifunctional ADP-dependent NAD(P)H-hydrate dehydratase/NAD(P)H-hydrate epimerase yields MHIVDVARMRELEMRADREYGLNTTILMENAGRSAAELLARYIRQRQQRSLSECELLFLIGPGNNGGDGQVMARHLEAEGAHITLYRWKERRLTREGREVPAEQVEEELKAVLGRVGYVIDALLGTGRSRPLPDDMRALLARVEQERARRPGKLLVVAVDLPTGVNADTGEVDPGTIRADLTITLACPKQGFFFFPARAYLGELLVGSIGLPETLERDLSDEMLDAALARRLLPPRPLESNKGTFGRVMLFCGSPPYPGSAYLAGSAALRVGAGLVTLAVTPDLLPIYASSLHEATYVLLPTGESSEQPGQEQARALLEHLSGYRALLVGPGLGRTPAMRSALLTLLDGLRSLPESERPALVIDADGLNNLADVESWWQRLPPGTVITPHPGEMSRLLGGTRVSGGGIDRLQIARDCAQTWNVTLVLKGACTLVSEPAGRLRINWDSNPALASAGTGDVLAGMIAGYLAQRLTPFDAASLAVYLHVAASQLVSQHCGDAGLLASDLLPQIPAARLRLLQPT; encoded by the coding sequence ATGCATATCGTTGACGTTGCCCGCATGCGCGAACTGGAGATGCGGGCGGACCGAGAATACGGCCTAAACACCACCATCTTGATGGAGAATGCCGGTCGCAGCGCCGCCGAGCTGCTGGCCCGCTATATTCGCCAGCGCCAGCAGCGTTCGCTGAGCGAGTGCGAGCTGCTCTTCCTCATCGGTCCTGGGAACAATGGCGGCGATGGCCAGGTCATGGCCCGCCATCTGGAGGCCGAGGGAGCGCACATCACCCTCTACCGCTGGAAGGAGCGCCGGCTGACGCGCGAGGGCCGTGAGGTGCCAGCAGAGCAGGTAGAGGAAGAGCTAAAGGCTGTGCTGGGGCGCGTCGGCTACGTCATTGACGCCTTGCTGGGCACCGGGCGCTCGCGTCCCCTGCCCGACGACATGCGTGCTCTGCTGGCCCGTGTTGAGCAGGAGCGCGCCCGCCGCCCAGGCAAGCTACTTGTCGTGGCAGTCGACCTGCCGACCGGCGTCAATGCTGACACTGGCGAAGTCGATCCCGGCACCATCCGCGCCGACCTCACCATCACCCTGGCTTGTCCCAAACAGGGCTTTTTCTTCTTTCCCGCCCGTGCCTATCTCGGCGAGCTGCTCGTCGGCAGCATTGGTCTTCCCGAGACCCTGGAGCGCGATCTCAGCGATGAGATGCTGGATGCAGCCCTGGCGCGCAGGCTGCTGCCGCCGCGACCTTTAGAAAGCAATAAAGGAACCTTTGGGCGCGTCATGCTTTTCTGCGGCTCACCCCCTTATCCAGGCTCGGCTTACCTGGCCGGCAGTGCCGCCCTGCGGGTCGGCGCAGGCTTAGTGACGCTGGCTGTCACGCCTGATCTGCTGCCCATCTACGCCTCCTCGCTGCACGAGGCCACGTACGTCTTGCTGCCCACCGGAGAGTCGAGCGAGCAACCCGGCCAGGAGCAGGCCCGTGCGCTCTTAGAGCACCTGAGCGGCTACCGGGCCCTGCTGGTCGGGCCCGGCCTTGGTCGCACACCGGCCATGCGCAGCGCTCTTCTGACGCTGCTCGACGGTCTGCGCAGCCTGCCCGAGAGCGAGCGCCCAGCACTGGTCATCGACGCCGACGGCCTCAACAACCTGGCCGACGTTGAGAGCTGGTGGCAGCGGCTGCCGCCGGGCACCGTCATCACCCCCCATCCGGGCGAGATGAGCCGTCTGCTGGGCGGGACCAGGGTCTCAGGCGGCGGCATCGACCGCCTGCAGATCGCGCGCGATTGCGCCCAGACCTGGAACGTCACCCTTGTCCTCAAAGGGGCCTGTACGCTGGTCAGCGAGCCAGCAGGGCGGTTGCGCATCAACTGGGACAGCAACCCGGCCCTCGCTAGCGCTGGTACCGGCGATGTCCTGGCTGGCATGATCGCCGGTTATCTGGCGCAACGCCTCACTCCCTTTGACGCCGCCAGCCTGGCCGTCTACTTGCATGTGGCTGCCTCCCAGCTGGTCAGCCAGCACTGCGGCGACGCCGGTCTGCTGGCCTCAGATCTCCTGCCGCAGATCCCTGCCGCTCGCCTGCGACTGCTCCAGCCCACCTGA
- a CDS encoding LolA family protein produces the protein MSTLMRRCCCSVSLLLLPVMLLLLAACNSGQTQQPTSSSASSANAQQLLQQSEQQLTAARTLHAVVTIQIDGETYQGTLTSEIWKAAPARSRSLILRSTLSDFPVGELTVSNGGKLWVYNPVRHIVYTGNVNSQDGSALFGSSSNPANQLTLNLIDPIFSQSRATVAPQSATVDGHSATIVHVTSQQSATAGPDYSGDVYLDRSSDLPLKLVLNLQGFAQVTLQLPTLELNRSLADSLFSFTPPANAQVAPLLQASATPTSGTLTLGQAEQLAGYHLLSIPSSQSDYQLEGVDVLSTASGQVFVLHYLKGDQSFSILEGKALANEPLPSGTTLTLRGTTATYSTGSDNPTLSWKEQGLGIRISGDLDEQEAIAIANLLS, from the coding sequence ATGTCTACCCTCATGAGAAGATGCTGCTGCTCTGTTTCTCTCTTGCTCTTGCCCGTGATGTTGCTCCTGTTGGCTGCCTGCAACAGTGGCCAGACCCAACAGCCGACGTCTTCCAGCGCCAGCAGCGCAAATGCTCAACAGTTGCTACAGCAGAGTGAGCAGCAATTGACGGCGGCGCGGACACTGCACGCCGTGGTCACCATTCAAATTGATGGCGAAACCTACCAGGGAACGTTGACAAGCGAGATCTGGAAAGCAGCCCCGGCCAGGAGCCGCAGTCTGATTCTGCGCTCGACGCTGAGTGACTTTCCCGTTGGCGAGCTGACGGTCAGCAACGGGGGGAAGCTCTGGGTTTATAATCCCGTGCGCCATATTGTCTACACTGGGAACGTCAACAGCCAGGACGGCTCGGCGCTCTTCGGCAGCAGTTCCAACCCGGCCAATCAGTTGACGCTCAACCTCATTGATCCTATCTTCAGCCAGAGTCGGGCGACGGTGGCACCGCAGTCGGCGACGGTTGACGGCCACAGCGCTACCATCGTCCATGTCACTTCTCAGCAATCGGCCACGGCTGGCCCCGACTATAGCGGCGATGTCTATCTGGATCGCAGCAGCGATCTCCCTCTCAAGCTGGTTCTCAATCTACAGGGTTTCGCCCAGGTGACTTTGCAGCTGCCCACGCTGGAGCTGAATCGCTCTCTGGCCGACAGTCTCTTTAGCTTCACTCCACCCGCCAATGCCCAGGTGGCCCCGCTGCTGCAAGCCAGCGCCACACCCACCAGCGGCACGCTGACCCTTGGCCAGGCGGAGCAACTGGCCGGCTACCATCTGCTGAGCATCCCCTCCTCGCAGAGCGATTACCAGCTTGAGGGTGTCGATGTGCTCTCGACCGCCAGTGGACAGGTCTTTGTGCTCCATTATCTGAAAGGAGACCAGAGCTTCTCGATCCTCGAAGGCAAGGCTCTGGCCAACGAGCCGCTGCCCAGCGGCACAACGCTCACCCTGCGCGGCACTACAGCGACCTATTCAACCGGCAGCGATAACCCCACCCTGTCCTGGAAAGAGCAGGGTCTCGGCATTCGCATCAGCGGCGATCTCGACGAGCAGGAGGCCATTGCCATCGCCAACCTGCTCAGCTAA
- a CDS encoding FixH family protein encodes MRRNLLVILLGLLFLALLTWLGGLVASIPPAPAESGSQQARAGLYEVTLQLSPDPPLSTQPATIALRIAEAASGSLVNDARVQVESTMPEMNMGLPTVTARLSSDGLYRARLQFAMSGLWQLRVTIQRTAHPEAAALFQVTTH; translated from the coding sequence ATGAGACGTAATCTGCTCGTTATTCTGCTCGGCCTGCTTTTCCTGGCCCTGTTGACCTGGCTGGGGGGCCTGGTGGCCAGCATTCCACCAGCCCCAGCGGAGTCAGGGTCACAGCAGGCACGCGCCGGCCTTTATGAGGTCACTCTCCAGCTGAGCCCCGACCCGCCGCTCAGTACCCAACCAGCTACTATCGCTTTGCGCATTGCCGAAGCCGCCAGCGGCTCGCTTGTCAACGATGCCCGTGTCCAGGTAGAAAGCACGATGCCGGAGATGAATATGGGCCTGCCCACGGTCACCGCCCGCCTGAGCAGCGATGGCCTCTATCGCGCACGCCTGCAGTTCGCCATGAGTGGCCTCTGGCAGCTGCGCGTGACTATCCAGCGCACTGCCCACCCAGAGGCAGCAGCCCTGTTCCAGGTCACTACCCACTAA
- a CDS encoding ubiquinol-cytochrome c reductase iron-sulfur subunit: MPEGDQERFEDYLELEHYLAALQEDRRPPLSAELTPTQARLYRLAALLRAAAPGAAEPRPEFVAELRARLERELAASGEDPGESEEATEPATLPAAAPSLSSSAAGERRSRLSRRRLLAGSAVAAASLVAGVGLDRALQEASGGPHGATGQTAPSPTSTSVGTGTPLPPAYPALIGAEVPSRWHFVAEVSALGKRPVRFVTETIAGYVIRQEHGPSTSNEYGGGNWPAGDGTETPSTGEEIIAFSAACTHMGCLVEWQESDGKFHCPCHGGVFTASGAADPTAGHLRYLAPLPRLDIRIEDGKIYVRIPVSAPPS, from the coding sequence ATGCCCGAGGGAGACCAGGAACGCTTTGAGGACTATCTGGAGCTGGAGCACTATCTTGCAGCATTGCAGGAGGACCGCAGGCCGCCGCTGTCCGCGGAGTTGACGCCGACCCAGGCGCGGCTCTATCGCTTGGCGGCGCTCTTGCGTGCAGCAGCTCCCGGCGCCGCAGAACCTCGCCCGGAGTTTGTGGCCGAGCTGCGCGCGCGCCTGGAGCGTGAGCTGGCCGCTTCCGGGGAAGATCCGGGCGAGTCAGAGGAGGCCACAGAGCCAGCGACCTTGCCCGCCGCTGCTCCATCCCTCTCTTCCTCAGCGGCTGGAGAGAGACGCTCACGGCTCTCGCGTCGTCGTCTCCTGGCCGGTAGCGCGGTGGCCGCGGCCTCCCTCGTCGCTGGCGTTGGGCTTGACCGCGCCCTTCAGGAGGCCAGCGGCGGCCCTCATGGGGCGACAGGTCAGACCGCCCCGAGTCCTACCAGCACGAGTGTGGGAACTGGCACGCCCCTGCCCCCAGCCTATCCGGCTCTGATCGGGGCCGAGGTTCCATCGCGCTGGCACTTCGTTGCTGAGGTCTCGGCCCTCGGCAAGCGCCCCGTGCGCTTTGTCACCGAGACCATCGCTGGCTATGTGATTCGTCAGGAGCACGGCCCCAGCACGAGCAACGAGTACGGTGGCGGGAACTGGCCAGCCGGCGATGGGACTGAGACCCCCTCCACCGGAGAGGAGATCATCGCTTTCTCCGCAGCCTGTACACATATGGGCTGCCTGGTCGAGTGGCAGGAGAGCGATGGCAAGTTCCATTGTCCCTGCCACGGCGGCGTCTTCACCGCGAGCGGGGCGGCAGATCCGACCGCCGGGCACCTGCGCTATCTGGCCCCTCTGCCGCGGCTTGACATCCGCATCGAGGATGGTAAGATCTACGTGAGGATTCCCGTAAGCGCGCCACCTTCTTGA
- a CDS encoding RNA polymerase sigma factor: MNIARQSNQERNLATGQDAVDVQAFQRFYEDNLHLIYRYVYSKVGNREEAEDLTSQIFMKAVRMLSSERGAGSPSWQRWLFQVARTTLADYWRNHYRFPLDSLEELLDAGWQGPSEELSLSCPDERPVERVQRILQALPAHYREVLICRFLLNLSIKETALRLGLSEANVKVLQFRALKRAAELESVVTG, from the coding sequence GTGAATATTGCACGCCAGAGCAATCAGGAGCGAAATCTTGCGACAGGACAGGATGCCGTGGATGTGCAAGCATTTCAACGCTTCTATGAGGATAACCTCCATCTCATCTATCGCTATGTCTATAGCAAAGTCGGCAATCGTGAAGAGGCCGAGGACCTGACCTCGCAGATCTTCATGAAAGCCGTGCGCATGCTGAGCAGCGAGCGCGGCGCTGGCAGTCCGAGCTGGCAGCGCTGGCTCTTCCAGGTTGCCAGGACCACGCTGGCTGACTACTGGCGCAATCATTATCGCTTCCCTCTCGATTCTCTGGAGGAGCTGCTCGATGCTGGCTGGCAGGGACCAAGCGAGGAGTTGTCGCTCTCGTGCCCCGATGAGCGGCCAGTTGAGCGCGTCCAGCGTATCCTGCAGGCTCTTCCCGCCCATTACCGCGAGGTCTTGATCTGCCGTTTCCTTTTGAATCTCTCGATTAAGGAGACCGCCCTCCGCCTGGGGTTGAGTGAGGCCAACGTGAAGGTGCTTCAATTCCGGGCGCTCAAGCGCGCCGCCGAATTAGAGAGCGTTGTGACAGGCTAA
- the sdhC gene encoding succinate dehydrogenase, cytochrome b556 subunit, translating into MYKGQSGMWSWLLHRVTGLAVLLFLLVHIVDIGLLSFGPDVYNEGIALFSTGIVRVISLGLIASVLYHAFNGVRIILIDFWPRGARYQGVMFAVVMILTILCFLPMAYFVVAPIFQPGASAVALPM; encoded by the coding sequence ATGTATAAAGGACAATCTGGAATGTGGTCCTGGCTGCTGCATCGCGTGACAGGACTGGCGGTTCTTCTCTTCCTGCTTGTGCACATCGTCGATATTGGGTTGCTCTCCTTTGGCCCGGATGTCTACAACGAAGGCATCGCCCTCTTTAGCACTGGCATCGTGCGCGTCATCTCGCTCGGGCTGATTGCCTCTGTACTCTATCATGCCTTCAATGGCGTGCGCATTATTTTAATCGATTTCTGGCCACGAGGTGCTCGCTACCAGGGGGTCATGTTTGCGGTCGTGATGATCCTCACCATTCTCTGTTTCCTGCCGATGGCCTACTTTGTGGTAGCGCCTATCTTCCAGCCCGGAGCCTCTGCCGTGGCGCTGCCCATGTAA
- the sdhD gene encoding succinate dehydrogenase, hydrophobic membrane anchor protein translates to MLRVPSGYGPRPTGGGFETFSWYFFRISGVALIFLAIIHLILMHVTTDVACTSYQFVAHRYQNPYWRLYDWLLLTLALLHGMNGLRVVIDDYVRSRGWRLFLLSLVGLATLAFFLLGTITIVTFQPVASGLQGASCVTH, encoded by the coding sequence ATGTTACGTGTTCCCAGTGGCTATGGCCCGCGTCCCACGGGCGGCGGCTTTGAGACCTTTTCCTGGTACTTCTTCCGTATCTCCGGGGTAGCACTTATTTTTCTGGCGATCATCCATCTGATCCTCATGCACGTCACGACCGACGTCGCCTGTACCAGCTATCAGTTCGTAGCCCATCGCTATCAAAATCCGTACTGGCGCCTGTATGACTGGCTACTACTGACTCTGGCGCTGCTGCATGGCATGAATGGCCTGCGTGTGGTGATCGATGACTATGTGCGCAGTCGTGGCTGGCGCCTGTTCTTGCTCTCGCTGGTAGGGCTGGCGACGCTGGCGTTCTTCCTGCTTGGAACGATTACGATTGTGACCTTCCAGCCTGTGGCCAGTGGATTGCAGGGTGCCTCCTGTGTGACCCACTAG